Proteins found in one Zea mays cultivar B73 chromosome 1, Zm-B73-REFERENCE-NAM-5.0, whole genome shotgun sequence genomic segment:
- the LOC103634484 gene encoding probable serine/threonine-protein kinase PBL7, whose translation MGSCFSLEGGRSESIVPAQRSQIPEDEQVEPTVTSELAIPVPEVAESVVMLEALRTGFITDQRPERHIRVRSFTYDEVCAATHGFEVDRFLGQGGFGQVYRGFLESTNQEVAIKRLDLQGQQGHREFVTEVLILSNVHHPNLVKLVGHCTSHDQRILVYEYMPLGSLNSHIHDLPPGQQPLDWSTRIKILLGAAKGLEHLHHNLNPPVINRDVKCANILLGAGYHPKLSDFGLAKLGPTGDNTHVSTRVMGTPGYCAPEYLMTGKLTVKTDIYSFGVVMLEVLTGRMARDERLPESERNLVAWALNFLRRRELDNLLDPALRGQCPQACLEHAFFVVSRCISESPNTRPSMRDVVASLTVISEFRNRNTRRLERGGRSTPTRTPDRNHRGDDQGEGS comes from the exons ATGGGATCCTGCTTCTCGTTGGAGGGAGGCCGCAGTGAAAGCATAGTGCCCGCGCAGAGGTCGCAGATCCCGGAGGATGAGCAGGTCGAGCCTACCGTTACGAGCGAGCTGGCCATCCCAGTCCCAG AGGTGGCAGAATCAGTGGTCATGTTGGAGGCCCTTCGTACTGGCTTCATCACAGACCAACGTCCAGAGAGGCACATTCGTGTCAGGAGTTTCACCTATGATGAGGTGTGTGCGGCGACACATGGCTTCGAAGTAGATCGTTTCCTGGGACAGGGTGGGTTCGGCCAAGTGTACAGGGGTTTTCTTGAAAGCACCAATCAG GAGGTGGCTATAAAGAGGCTTGATCTTCAAGGACAACAAGGGCACAGGGAATTCGTTACTGAAGTTCTGATCTTGAGCAATGTGCACCACCCGAATCTTGTAAAGCTCGTTGGACATTGCACTAGTCATGATCAGAGGATTTTAGTTTATGAGTATATGCCTTTGGGTTCGCTAAACAGTCACATCCATG ATCTTCCCCCTGGCCAGCAGCCTCTTGACTGGAGTACAAGAATTAAGATACTGCTTGGTGCTGCTAAAGGTCTTGAGCATTTGCATCACAATCTCAACCCTCCTGTCATCAATCGTGATGTGAAATGTGCAAACATTTTGCTCGGAGCGGGGTACCACCCGAAGCTGTCTGACTTCGGCTTGGCAAAGCTAGGTCCAACTGGTGACAACACCCATGTTTCAACAAGAGTTATGGGTACACCTGGTTATTGCGCGCCAGAGTACTTGATGACTGGTAAATTGACAGTAAAGACAGATATTTACAGCTTTGGTGTAGTTATGTTGGAGGTTCTCACCGGAAGAATGGCTAGAGACGAAAGACTTCCTGAATCCGAGCGAAACCTTGTCGCATGG GCTCTCAACTTTCTCCGCAGACGGGAACTGGACAATCTGCTAGATCCGGCACTGCGGGGTCAGTGCCCCCAGGCTTGTTTGGAGCATGCCTTTTTTGTTGTTTCACGCTGTATCAGTGAATCACCCAATACGAGACCATCCATGCGAGATGTTGTCGCCTCTCTCACTGTGATCTCAGAATTCAGAAACAGAAACACAAGGCGGTTGGAGCGTGGCGGGCGCAGCACACCAACAAGAACTCCTGATCGGAACCACCGGGGCGACGATCAGGGAGAAGGAAGCTGA